A stretch of Mesoplodon densirostris isolate mMesDen1 chromosome 7, mMesDen1 primary haplotype, whole genome shotgun sequence DNA encodes these proteins:
- the RAPSN gene encoding 43 kDa receptor-associated protein of the synapse isoform X1, whose amino-acid sequence MGQDQTKQQIAKGLQLYQSNQTEKALQVWTKVLEKSSDLVGRFRVLGCLVTAHSEMGRYKEMLKFAVVQIDTARELEDADFLLESYLNLARSNEKLCEFHKTISYCKTCLGLPGTRAATQLGGQVSLSMGNAFLGLSLFQKALESFEKALRYAHNNDDTMLECRVCCSLGSFYAQVKDYEKALFFPCKAAELVNDYGKAWSLKYRAMSQYHMAVAYRLLGHLGSAMECCEESMKIALQHGDRPLQALCLLCFADIHRSRGDLETAFPRYDSAMSIMTEIGNRLGQVQVLLGVAKCWVARKALDKALDAIERAQDLAEEVGNKLSQLKLHCLSESIYRSRGLQRELRAHVVRFHECVEETELYCGLCGESIGEKNSRLQALPCSHIFHLRCLQNNGTRSCPNCYRSSVKPGFV is encoded by the exons ATGGGGCAGGACCAGACGAAGCAGCAGATCGCGAAGGGGCTCCAGCTGTACCAGTCTAACCAGACAGAGAAGGCGCTGCAGGTGTGGACGAAGGTGCTGGAGAAGAGCTCGGACCTCGTGGGGCGTTTCCGTGTGCTGGGCTGCCTGGTCACGGCCCACTCGGAGATGGGCCGCTATAAGGAGATGCTGAAG TTTGCTGTGGTACAGATCGACACGGCTCGGGAGCTGGAGGATGCCGACTTCCTCCTGGAGAGCTACCTGAACCTGGCGCGCAGCAACGAGAAGCTGTGCGAGTTTCACAAGACCATCTCCTACTGCAAGACCTGCCTCGGCCTGCCCGGCACCCGGGCAGCCACCCAGCTCGGAGGCCAGGTCAGCCTGAGCATGGGCAACGCCTtcctgggcctcagcctcttccAGAAGGCCCTGGAGAGCTTCGAGAAGGCCCTGCGCTATGCCCACAACAACGATGACACCATGCTCGAGTGCCGTGTCTGTTGCAGCCTGGGCAGCTTCTACGCCCAGGTCAAG gacTACGAGAAAGCCCTGTTCTTCCCCTGCAAGGCTGCAGAGCTCGTCAACGACTATGGCAAAGCCTGGAGCCTCAAGTACCGGGCCATGAGCCAGTACCACATGGCTGTGGCGTATCGTCTGCTGGGCCACCTGGGCAGTGCCATGGAGTGCTGTGAG GAGTCTATGAAGATTGCACTGCAGCATGGGGACCGGCCACTGCAGGCACTCTGCCTGCTCTGCTTTGCTGACATCCACCGGAGCCGAGGGGACCTGGAG ACAGCCTTCCCTAGGTACGACTCTGCCATGAGCATCATGACCGAGATTGGAAACCGCCTGGGGCAGGTACAGGTGCTGCTGGGTGTGGCCAAGTGCTGGGTGGCCAGGAAGGCGCTGGACAAG GCTCTGGATGCCATCGAGAGAGCCCAAGACCTGGCCGAAGAGGTGGGGAACAAG CTGAGCCAGCTCAAGCTGCACTGCCTGAGCGAGAGCATCTACCGCAGCAGAGGTCTGCAGCGGGAGCTGCGCGCCCACGTCGTGCGCTTCCACGAGTGCGTGGAGGAGACGGAGCTCTACTGCGGGCTGTGCGGCGAGTCCATAGGCGAGAAGAACAGCCGGCTTCAGGCTCTGCCCTGCTCCCACATCTTCCACCTCAG GTGCCTGCAGAACAACGGGACGCGGAGCTGCCCCAACTGCTACCGCTCATCCGTGAAGCCTGGCTTTGTGTGA
- the RAPSN gene encoding 43 kDa receptor-associated protein of the synapse isoform X2, producing the protein MGQDQTKQQIAKGLQLYQSNQTEKALQVWTKVLEKSSDLVGRFRVLGCLVTAHSEMGRYKEMLKFAVVQIDTARELEDADFLLESYLNLARSNEKLCEFHKTISYCKTCLGLPGTRAATQLGGQVSLSMGNAFLGLSLFQKALESFEKALRYAHNNDDTMLECRVCCSLGSFYAQVKDYEKALFFPCKAAELVNDYGKAWSLKYRAMSQYHMAVAYRLLGHLGSAMECCEESMKIALQHGDRPLQALCLLCFADIHRSRGDLELSQLKLHCLSESIYRSRGLQRELRAHVVRFHECVEETELYCGLCGESIGEKNSRLQALPCSHIFHLRCLQNNGTRSCPNCYRSSVKPGFV; encoded by the exons ATGGGGCAGGACCAGACGAAGCAGCAGATCGCGAAGGGGCTCCAGCTGTACCAGTCTAACCAGACAGAGAAGGCGCTGCAGGTGTGGACGAAGGTGCTGGAGAAGAGCTCGGACCTCGTGGGGCGTTTCCGTGTGCTGGGCTGCCTGGTCACGGCCCACTCGGAGATGGGCCGCTATAAGGAGATGCTGAAG TTTGCTGTGGTACAGATCGACACGGCTCGGGAGCTGGAGGATGCCGACTTCCTCCTGGAGAGCTACCTGAACCTGGCGCGCAGCAACGAGAAGCTGTGCGAGTTTCACAAGACCATCTCCTACTGCAAGACCTGCCTCGGCCTGCCCGGCACCCGGGCAGCCACCCAGCTCGGAGGCCAGGTCAGCCTGAGCATGGGCAACGCCTtcctgggcctcagcctcttccAGAAGGCCCTGGAGAGCTTCGAGAAGGCCCTGCGCTATGCCCACAACAACGATGACACCATGCTCGAGTGCCGTGTCTGTTGCAGCCTGGGCAGCTTCTACGCCCAGGTCAAG gacTACGAGAAAGCCCTGTTCTTCCCCTGCAAGGCTGCAGAGCTCGTCAACGACTATGGCAAAGCCTGGAGCCTCAAGTACCGGGCCATGAGCCAGTACCACATGGCTGTGGCGTATCGTCTGCTGGGCCACCTGGGCAGTGCCATGGAGTGCTGTGAG GAGTCTATGAAGATTGCACTGCAGCATGGGGACCGGCCACTGCAGGCACTCTGCCTGCTCTGCTTTGCTGACATCCACCGGAGCCGAGGGGACCTGGAG CTGAGCCAGCTCAAGCTGCACTGCCTGAGCGAGAGCATCTACCGCAGCAGAGGTCTGCAGCGGGAGCTGCGCGCCCACGTCGTGCGCTTCCACGAGTGCGTGGAGGAGACGGAGCTCTACTGCGGGCTGTGCGGCGAGTCCATAGGCGAGAAGAACAGCCGGCTTCAGGCTCTGCCCTGCTCCCACATCTTCCACCTCAG GTGCCTGCAGAACAACGGGACGCGGAGCTGCCCCAACTGCTACCGCTCATCCGTGAAGCCTGGCTTTGTGTGA
- the PSMC3 gene encoding 26S proteasome regulatory subunit 6A has product MATVWDEAEQDGIGEEVLKMSTEEIIQRTRLLDSEIKIMKSEVLRVTHELQAMKDKIKENSEKIKVNKTLPYLVSNVIELLDVDPNDQEEDGANIDLDSQRKGKCAVIKTSTRQTYFLPVIGLVDAEKLKPGDLVGVNKDSYLILETLPTEYDSRVKAMEVDERPTEQYSDIGGLDKQIQELVEAIVLPMNHKEKFENLGIQPPKGVLMYGPPGTGKTLLARACAAQTKATFLKLAGPQLVQMFIGDGAKLVRDAFALAKEKAPSIIFIDELDAIGTKRFDSEKAGDREVQRTMLELLNQLDGFQPNTQVKVIAATNRVDILDPALLRSGRLDRKIEFPMPNEEARARIMQIHSRKMNVSPDVNYEELARCTDDFNGAQCKAVCVEAGMIALRRGATELTHEDYMEGILEVQAKKKANLQYYA; this is encoded by the exons ATGGCGACCGTGTGGGATGAGGCTGAG CAAGATGGAATCGGGGAGGAGGTACTCAAGATGTCCACAGAAGAGATCATCCAGCGCACACGGCTGCTGGACAGTGAAATTAAG ATCATGAAGAGCGAAGTGTTGCGAGTCACCCACGAACTCCAAGCCATGAAGGACAAAATCAAAGagaacagtgagaaaatcaaAGTGAACAAGACTCTGCCGTACCTGGTCTCCAACGTCAtcgag cttctagatGTTGATCCCAACGATCAAGAGGAAGATGGTGCCAATATTGACCTGGATTCCCAGAGGAAGGGCAAGTGTGCAGTGATCAAAACCTCTACACGACAG ACGTACTTCCTGCCTGTGATTGGGTTGGTGGATGCTGAAAAGCTGAAGCCAGGAGACTTGGTG ggtgtGAACAAAGACTCCTATCTGATCCTGGAGACCCTGCCCACAGAGTACGACTCGCGGGTGAAGGCCATGGAGGTGGACGAGAGGCCCACAGAGCAATACAGTGACATCGGGGGCCTGGATAAGCAGATTCAGGAG CTGGTGGAGGCCATCGTCCTGCCAATGAACCACAAGGAGAAGTTTGAGAACTTAGGGATCCAGCCTCCAAAGGGGGTGCTAATGTACGGGCCCCCAGGTACGGGGAAGACCCTGCTGGCCCGGGCCTGTGCTGCACAGACCAAG gccACCTTCCTGAAGCTGGCTGGCCCCCAGCTGGTGCAGATGTTCATTGGGGATGGTGCCAAGCTAGTCCGGGATGCCTTTGCTCTGGCCAAGGAGAAAGCTCCCTCCATCATCTTCATTGATGAGCTGGATGCCATCGGCACCAAGCG CTTTGACAGTGAGAAGGCCGGGGACCGGGAGGTGCAGAGGACGATGCTGGAGCTTCTGAACCAGCTGGACGGGTTCCAGCCGAACACCCAAGTGAAG GTAATTGCAGCCACTAACAGGGTGGACATCCTGGACCCTGCCCTGCTCCGCTCAGGCCGCCTGGACCGCAAGATCGAGTTCCCGATGCCCAACGAGGAGGCCCGGGCCAGAATCATGCAGATCCACTCCCGAAAGATGAATGTCAG ccctgaCGTGAACTACGAGGAGCTGGCCCGCTGTACAGACGACTTCAACGGGGCCCAGTGCAAGGCCGTGTGTGTGGAGGCG GGCATGATCGCGCTGCGCAGGGGCGCCACAGAGCTCACCCACGAGGACTACATGGAGGGCATCCTGGAGGTACAGGCCAAGAAGAAAGCCAACCTGCAGTACTACGCCTAA